One window from the genome of Pseudonocardia hierapolitana encodes:
- the paaK gene encoding phenylacetate--CoA ligase PaaK, with product MSLDELRALQLERLRWTLRHAYENVPFYRAKFDAAGVHPDDCGEPADLAKFPTTSKADLRDNYPFGMFAVPQDQVRRIHASSGTTGKPTVVGYTERDIDTWAALMARSIRAAGGRPGHKVHVAYGYGLFTGGLGAHYGAEKLGATVIPVSGGMTSRQVQLIQDFRPEIIMVTPSYMLTLIDEFEKQGIDPASSSLRVGIFGAEPWTEQMRVEIENRMDMHAVDIYGLSEVMGPGVSQECVETKDGLHIWEDAFYPEVIDPLDGVPVPDGEEGELLFTSLTKEALPIIRYRTRDLTRLLPGTARPAMRRMQKITGRSDDMIILRGVNVFPTQIEEIVLRTPGLAPHFQLVLTTEGRLDALTVRVEARPDCPPDRRAAAAGDLVAAVKDTVGVSVRCEVVDPETLERSVGKLQRLKDQRQR from the coding sequence ATGTCCCTCGACGAGCTGCGGGCGCTGCAGCTGGAACGCCTGCGCTGGACCCTGCGGCACGCCTACGAGAACGTGCCGTTCTACCGCGCGAAGTTCGACGCTGCCGGGGTGCATCCCGACGACTGCGGGGAGCCGGCCGACCTCGCGAAGTTCCCCACGACGTCCAAGGCCGACCTGCGCGACAACTACCCGTTCGGGATGTTCGCGGTCCCGCAGGACCAGGTGCGGCGCATCCACGCGTCGTCGGGCACCACGGGCAAGCCGACGGTGGTGGGCTACACCGAGCGCGACATCGACACCTGGGCCGCCCTGATGGCCCGCTCGATCCGTGCGGCGGGCGGGCGCCCCGGGCACAAGGTGCACGTCGCCTACGGGTACGGGCTGTTCACCGGCGGGCTGGGCGCGCACTACGGCGCCGAGAAGCTGGGCGCCACGGTGATCCCGGTGTCGGGTGGGATGACCTCGCGCCAGGTGCAGCTGATCCAGGACTTCCGCCCCGAGATCATCATGGTCACCCCGTCGTACATGCTCACGCTCATCGACGAGTTCGAGAAGCAGGGCATCGACCCGGCCTCCTCGTCGCTGCGGGTCGGGATCTTCGGTGCGGAGCCGTGGACCGAGCAGATGCGCGTCGAGATCGAGAACCGCATGGACATGCACGCGGTGGACATCTACGGCCTGTCGGAGGTGATGGGCCCGGGCGTCTCCCAGGAGTGCGTGGAGACCAAGGACGGGCTGCACATCTGGGAGGACGCCTTCTACCCGGAGGTGATCGACCCGCTCGACGGTGTGCCCGTGCCCGATGGCGAGGAGGGCGAGCTGCTGTTCACCTCTCTCACCAAGGAGGCGCTGCCGATCATCCGCTACCGCACGCGCGACCTCACCCGGCTGCTGCCCGGCACCGCGCGGCCTGCGATGCGGCGGATGCAGAAGATCACCGGCCGCAGCGACGACATGATCATCCTGCGGGGTGTGAACGTCTTCCCCACCCAGATCGAGGAGATCGTGCTGCGCACCCCTGGGCTAGCGCCGCACTTCCAGCTCGTCCTCACCACCGAGGGCCGCCTCGACGCCCTCACCGTGCGCGTTGAGGCCCGGCCCGACTGCCCACCCGACCGGCGCGCCGCCGCGGCCGGTGATCTCGTCGCGGCCGTCAAGGACACGGTCGGGGTGAGCGTCCGGTGCGAAGTCGTGGACCCCGAGACGCTCGAACGGTCGGTGGGCAAGCTGCAGCGGCTCAAGGACCAGCGACAACGCTGA
- a CDS encoding cold-shock protein has protein sequence MAQGTVKWFNGEKGFGFISQDGGGADVFVHYSEIDAGGFRSLDEGQRVEFTIGQGAKGPQATGVRVI, from the coding sequence ATGGCACAGGGAACCGTCAAGTGGTTCAACGGCGAGAAGGGCTTCGGCTTCATCAGCCAGGACGGCGGGGGCGCTGACGTCTTCGTGCACTACTCCGAGATCGACGCGGGCGGCTTCCGCAGCCTCGACGAGGGGCAGCGCGTGGAGTTCACGATCGGCCAGGGCGCCAAGGGCCCGCAGGCCACGGGCGTCCGCGTCATCTGA
- a CDS encoding alpha/beta fold hydrolase → MSTTSAPRSLSPVPVAARETTLHGRPVAFLEAGADSGGPVVVLLHGLASSSQTWAGVLPLLGRHAHVIAPDLLGHGRSAKPRSGDYSLGAYAAGVRDLLITLGLDRATVAGHSFGGGVAMQFAYQFPELAQRLVLVSSGGLGRAVNVALRAATLPGTSMVLRALPAITPPWLTRLARRMVPALDRPDLVGLATAVASFTDRGARGAFAQTVRGALNLSGQRLEGTERLYLLADVPVLLVGGSEDSVIPVDHTTSAHDLLPGSHLEIFDGAGHFPHVEQPARFADLVMRFLTGTSAARSDLDSLRRRLQAAPGPAADRHPL, encoded by the coding sequence ATGTCGACGACCTCGGCCCCCCGCTCGCTCTCCCCGGTCCCCGTCGCAGCGCGGGAGACCACCCTGCACGGCCGGCCGGTCGCCTTCCTCGAAGCAGGCGCCGACAGCGGCGGGCCCGTCGTGGTGCTGCTGCACGGGCTGGCCAGCAGCTCGCAGACCTGGGCGGGTGTGCTGCCGCTCCTGGGCAGGCACGCCCACGTCATCGCGCCCGACCTGCTCGGCCACGGGCGGTCCGCCAAGCCGCGCAGCGGCGACTACTCCCTGGGGGCGTACGCGGCGGGTGTACGCGACCTGCTGATCACCCTCGGACTCGACCGCGCCACCGTCGCCGGGCACTCCTTCGGGGGCGGTGTCGCGATGCAGTTCGCCTACCAGTTCCCGGAGCTGGCGCAGCGCCTGGTCCTGGTGTCCAGCGGCGGCCTCGGCAGAGCGGTCAACGTCGCGCTGCGCGCGGCGACCCTGCCGGGCACCTCGATGGTCCTCCGGGCACTCCCGGCGATCACTCCGCCCTGGCTGACCCGGCTCGCCCGCCGGATGGTCCCGGCGCTCGACCGCCCCGACCTCGTCGGGTTGGCCACCGCCGTCGCCTCGTTCACCGACCGGGGCGCCCGCGGCGCGTTCGCCCAGACCGTGCGCGGCGCCCTGAACCTGTCGGGCCAGCGCCTGGAGGGCACCGAGCGGCTCTACCTGCTCGCCGACGTCCCGGTGCTGCTCGTCGGCGGCAGCGAGGACTCGGTGATCCCGGTCGACCACACCACGAGCGCCCACGACCTGCTCCCCGGCAGTCACCTGGAGATCTTCGACGGGGCCGGGCACTTCCCGCACGTCGAGCAGCCGGCCCGGTTCGCCGACCTCGTGATGCGTTTCCTCACCGGCACGAGCGCGGCGCGGTCGGACCTTGACTCGCTGCGCCGCCGCCTCCAGGCCGCGCCCGGCCCTGCCGCCGACCGACACCCCCTCTAG
- a CDS encoding PIN domain-containing protein, whose amino-acid sequence MINDDERIALFLDYENLAIGARDGLGVTPFDFGPVADALAERGRVVARRAYADWSGFDEDRRLLARAQVELIEIPQRIGGSRKNAADIKMAVDAIELAFARGFITTFAIGTGDSDFTPLVHKLRELDKRVIGIGVQSSTSALLPPACDEFLFYDRLPGVEPGQPARRGRARSRPAASAEPPVVEPVGEPVGVPVEEPAPPVADEPAQAGDGDPQLLITRTLAGLQRHVDGPVLASRLKRAVLRKDPTFDEADHGFRGFGELLRHLESEHVLQLRTGSAQGDPEVTFLEDGSEVDEAFALLVDVIRHLQASGSRPPLSGLKDQLRKRRPDFSEKRYGFNTFLSFAKAARARNLIGMAWNPAGNDYLLHVPG is encoded by the coding sequence GTGATCAATGACGACGAACGCATCGCCCTGTTCCTCGACTACGAGAACCTGGCGATCGGGGCGCGCGACGGGCTCGGCGTCACCCCGTTCGACTTCGGGCCGGTGGCCGACGCGCTCGCCGAGCGCGGGCGGGTGGTGGCCCGGCGGGCCTACGCCGACTGGTCCGGCTTCGACGAGGACCGCAGGCTGCTGGCACGGGCGCAGGTGGAGCTCATCGAGATCCCGCAGCGCATCGGCGGTTCCCGCAAGAACGCCGCCGACATCAAGATGGCCGTCGACGCGATCGAGCTCGCCTTCGCGCGCGGGTTCATCACCACGTTCGCGATCGGCACCGGCGACTCCGACTTCACGCCACTGGTCCACAAGCTCCGGGAGCTGGACAAGCGGGTGATCGGGATCGGCGTGCAGTCCTCCACGTCGGCGCTGCTGCCGCCGGCCTGCGACGAGTTCCTCTTCTACGACCGCCTTCCCGGGGTCGAGCCGGGGCAGCCTGCCCGCCGCGGCCGGGCCCGGTCCCGCCCGGCGGCCTCGGCCGAGCCGCCGGTCGTGGAGCCTGTCGGGGAGCCGGTCGGGGTACCGGTCGAGGAGCCGGCACCACCGGTGGCCGACGAGCCGGCGCAGGCCGGCGACGGCGACCCCCAGCTGCTCATCACCCGGACCCTCGCCGGTCTGCAGCGTCACGTCGACGGGCCGGTGCTCGCCTCCCGGCTCAAGCGCGCCGTCCTGCGCAAGGACCCCACGTTCGACGAGGCCGACCACGGCTTCCGCGGGTTCGGCGAGCTCCTGCGCCACCTGGAGAGCGAGCACGTCCTCCAGCTGCGGACCGGGTCGGCGCAGGGCGACCCCGAGGTGACGTTCCTCGAGGACGGCTCGGAGGTCGACGAGGCCTTCGCACTGCTCGTCGACGTGATCCGGCACCTGCAGGCGTCGGGGTCCCGGCCCCCGCTCAGCGGGCTGAAGGACCAGCTGCGCAAGCGGCGGCCCGACTTCAGCGAGAAGCGCTACGGCTTCAACACGTTCCTGTCGTTCGCCAAGGCCGCGCGGGCCCGCAACCTGATCGGCATGGCGTGGAACCCGGCAGGCAACGACTACCTGTTGCACGTTCCCGGCTGA
- a CDS encoding ornithine cyclodeaminase family protein, translated as MLVLTGAQVEGLLDLDELIDALAAAMADLSAGRASAPDRIAAAVPEHDGLLLAMPGHVPSAGALAAKLVTLYPRNAGTALPTHQAVIVVCDADTGRPAALLDGEVITAARTGAASALSARLLARADAGVLAILGTGVQARSHARAVCRVRPVREIRVAGREPARAAGLAAELATELGVVTHGAASYAEALDGADIACGATAAGEPAIRRGWLTPGVHITSVRFGGREIDDATVADALVCVETRRAALAPFPAGAADLLEPIHAGVIGDDHLHAELGELVAGTGPGRTTDDQITLYKSVGVAVQDAAAAALVLRAARQRGVGTDVPL; from the coding sequence ATGCTCGTGCTCACGGGCGCCCAGGTGGAGGGGCTGCTCGACCTCGACGAGCTGATCGACGCCCTCGCCGCCGCCATGGCCGACCTGAGCGCCGGGCGGGCGTCGGCGCCCGACCGCATCGCGGCCGCCGTCCCCGAGCACGACGGCCTGCTACTGGCCATGCCGGGTCACGTCCCCTCCGCCGGGGCGCTCGCGGCCAAGCTGGTGACGCTGTATCCGCGCAACGCGGGCACCGCGCTCCCGACGCACCAGGCCGTGATCGTCGTGTGCGACGCGGACACCGGCCGCCCGGCCGCGCTCCTGGACGGCGAGGTGATCACCGCCGCGCGCACGGGTGCCGCCTCCGCGCTGTCGGCGCGGCTGCTCGCGCGGGCGGACGCCGGGGTGCTCGCGATCCTCGGCACCGGTGTCCAGGCGCGGTCACATGCGCGTGCCGTGTGCCGGGTGCGCCCCGTCCGCGAGATCCGGGTGGCGGGGCGCGAGCCGGCGCGGGCGGCCGGTCTCGCCGCGGAGCTGGCCACCGAGCTGGGCGTGGTCACGCACGGCGCCGCGTCCTACGCAGAGGCGTTGGACGGCGCCGACATCGCGTGCGGCGCCACCGCCGCGGGGGAGCCTGCGATCCGGCGTGGCTGGCTCACGCCCGGCGTGCACATCACGTCGGTGCGCTTCGGCGGCCGTGAGATCGACGACGCCACCGTGGCGGACGCGCTGGTGTGCGTCGAGACGCGGCGCGCGGCCCTTGCGCCGTTCCCGGCGGGCGCCGCCGACCTGCTCGAGCCGATCCACGCCGGCGTGATCGGCGACGACCACCTGCACGCCGAGCTGGGCGAGCTGGTGGCGGGCACCGGGCCCGGTCGCACCACGGACGACCAGATCACCCTCTACAAGTCCGTCGGCGTCGCGGTGCAGGACGCGGCCGCAGCGGCGCTGGTGCTGCGCGCCGCGCGCCAGCGGGGCGTCGGGACCGACGTGCCGCTGTAG
- a CDS encoding ester cyclase, protein MNAQGRVRLQYDAITTGDPDAAAASVAPDFVNDEAAAEPPACALPGPAGLLATSAWLRFAFPDLAIVEHTSLADADHVLSHITFRGTHTGPFTQFADGRLTQVIPPTGRAFAVDQVHLFRVRDGEVVGHAAVRDDLGLISQIGVFPPTPAVGLRIAWWRLTGRAAAAGRAVVAAAEEAAALVAPTGAR, encoded by the coding sequence GTGAACGCCCAGGGACGTGTCCGCCTCCAGTACGACGCGATCACCACCGGCGACCCCGACGCCGCCGCGGCGTCGGTGGCGCCCGACTTCGTCAACGACGAGGCCGCCGCCGAGCCCCCGGCCTGCGCGCTGCCCGGGCCTGCGGGGTTGCTCGCCACCAGCGCCTGGTTGCGCTTCGCCTTCCCCGACCTGGCGATAGTCGAGCACACCTCGCTCGCCGACGCCGACCACGTGCTCTCGCACATCACGTTCCGGGGCACGCACACCGGGCCGTTCACGCAATTCGCCGATGGCCGGCTCACGCAGGTGATCCCGCCGACCGGCCGGGCCTTCGCGGTCGACCAGGTGCACCTGTTCCGCGTGCGCGACGGCGAGGTGGTCGGCCACGCCGCCGTGCGCGACGACCTCGGACTCATCAGCCAGATCGGGGTGTTCCCGCCGACGCCGGCCGTCGGCCTGCGCATCGCGTGGTGGCGGCTCACCGGCCGGGCGGCCGCCGCGGGACGGGCCGTGGTCGCGGCGGCCGAGGAGGCCGCGGCGCTCGTCGCGCCCACCGGCGCCCGCTGA
- a CDS encoding class I SAM-dependent methyltransferase: protein MTSISVDPSNAGQLQAWDGTEGDYWAANAARFERSLAGYDDALFAAAAVRPGHHVLDVGCGTGSTTLEAARRAPGGTATGIDLSAAMLAIARRHHGGNTRFVQGDAQVHPFPAAGFDVVMSRTGAMFFGDPHAAFANLARATRPGGRLALLVWQAFENNPWMVTITTALAAGRDLPAPPEGAPGPFALADPHRIRRLLAGAGYSRVELAGVRAPLNFGPDPDTAHALIAGLLHWMVADLDPPTRARALATLHAAVAAHETPRGVELDSAAWLVTATRS from the coding sequence ATGACTTCCATCTCCGTCGACCCGTCCAACGCCGGGCAGCTGCAGGCGTGGGACGGCACCGAGGGCGACTACTGGGCCGCCAACGCCGCCCGGTTCGAGAGGTCGCTCGCGGGCTACGACGACGCGCTGTTCGCCGCGGCCGCCGTCCGCCCCGGTCACCACGTGCTCGACGTCGGCTGCGGCACCGGCTCCACCACCCTGGAGGCGGCTCGGCGAGCGCCCGGCGGCACCGCGACCGGCATCGACCTGTCCGCGGCCATGCTCGCGATCGCCCGCCGCCACCACGGCGGGAACACCCGCTTCGTGCAGGGCGACGCCCAGGTCCACCCGTTCCCGGCAGCCGGGTTCGACGTGGTGATGAGCCGGACCGGTGCGATGTTCTTCGGCGACCCGCATGCGGCGTTCGCGAACCTCGCCCGCGCGACCCGCCCCGGCGGCCGGCTGGCGCTGCTCGTCTGGCAGGCCTTCGAGAACAACCCGTGGATGGTCACGATCACGACCGCCCTCGCCGCCGGCCGCGACCTGCCCGCGCCGCCGGAGGGCGCGCCCGGCCCGTTCGCACTCGCCGACCCGCACCGGATCCGCCGCCTCCTGGCCGGAGCCGGGTACTCCCGCGTCGAGCTCGCGGGCGTGCGGGCACCCCTGAACTTCGGACCCGACCCGGACACCGCCCACGCCCTGATCGCCGGGCTCCTGCACTGGATGGTCGCCGACCTCGACCCGCCCACCCGTGCCCGGGCGCTCGCCACCCTGCACGCGGCCGTGGCCGCCCACGAAACCCCGCGTGGCGTGGAGCTGGACTCGGCGGCCTGGCTGGTGACGGCGACCCGATCTTGA
- a CDS encoding FAD-dependent monooxygenase: MPAPAPDGTLLAMPTTTDVLVVGAGPAGLATAITVLRHGARVLVVERRAGTSTVPRATGVSTRTMELFRFWGVARAVRDGGIDCDPLVGVAHTLAAEPDELVPFTYPSMREALAVSPAYPALCSQDHIEPVLADEIRRLGGEVRFGTELTALRTTPDGVRAELGPAGQVRARYVVGADGPRSAVRTGLGIGWERLGSLGEFVNVLFRPDLGALVGRRLPGITFVKHPDAECVLLPVGAGRWTATRRWFPERGESAADYTPARWTELLRTATGLPALNPEFLAAGAFTMAADVAATVRSGPAFLVGDAAHRMTPMGGIGMNTAIHDGHELGWRLAWAIRGLAGDALLDSYAAEREPLGRALAARSLREEREPDDGLPTDLGRSYRSPVLADDGGAPAQGHSRTARPGERAPHVWVRWRGRRASVLDLFEDRLTVLTGPGGAGWRHAAVRSRGVPIEVLAAGRDLPDPRGMLRAAYRLEADSAVLVRPDGIVAWRHDGPCHDHGTALTHAVETALGRVLSVALAG; this comes from the coding sequence ATGCCCGCACCGGCGCCCGACGGCACCCTTCTCGCCATGCCCACCACCACCGACGTGCTCGTCGTCGGCGCCGGCCCGGCCGGTCTCGCCACCGCGATCACCGTCCTGCGCCACGGCGCCCGCGTCCTCGTCGTCGAGCGGCGGGCGGGGACCTCGACCGTCCCGCGCGCCACCGGGGTCAGCACCCGCACGATGGAGCTCTTCCGGTTCTGGGGCGTCGCCCGCGCGGTCCGCGACGGCGGGATCGACTGTGACCCCCTCGTCGGCGTCGCGCACACGCTCGCGGCCGAGCCGGACGAGCTGGTGCCGTTCACCTACCCGTCGATGCGGGAGGCGCTCGCGGTCAGCCCCGCGTACCCGGCGCTCTGCTCGCAGGACCACATCGAGCCCGTCCTCGCCGACGAGATCCGCAGGCTCGGCGGCGAGGTCCGGTTCGGCACGGAGCTGACGGCGTTGCGCACCACCCCGGACGGGGTGCGGGCCGAGCTCGGGCCGGCCGGGCAGGTGCGCGCCCGGTACGTGGTGGGCGCCGACGGCCCGCGCAGCGCCGTGCGAACCGGGCTGGGTATCGGGTGGGAGCGCCTCGGTTCGCTCGGCGAGTTCGTCAACGTGCTCTTCCGCCCCGACCTGGGCGCGCTGGTGGGCCGCAGGCTCCCGGGGATCACGTTCGTCAAGCACCCCGACGCGGAGTGCGTGCTGCTCCCGGTCGGCGCGGGCCGCTGGACCGCCACCCGGCGGTGGTTCCCCGAGCGCGGGGAGAGCGCCGCGGACTACACCCCGGCCCGCTGGACCGAGCTGCTGCGCACCGCCACGGGACTCCCCGCGTTGAACCCGGAGTTCCTCGCGGCAGGCGCGTTCACGATGGCGGCGGACGTGGCGGCCACGGTCCGGTCCGGGCCGGCTTTCCTGGTCGGTGACGCCGCGCACCGCATGACGCCGATGGGCGGGATCGGCATGAACACCGCGATCCACGACGGTCACGAGCTCGGCTGGCGGCTCGCGTGGGCGATCCGCGGCCTGGCCGGTGACGCCCTCCTGGACAGCTACGCGGCCGAGCGGGAGCCGCTCGGGCGCGCGCTCGCCGCCCGATCGCTGCGCGAGGAACGGGAGCCGGACGACGGCCTCCCGACCGACCTGGGGCGCAGCTACCGCTCCCCGGTCCTCGCCGACGACGGGGGCGCGCCCGCGCAGGGCCACTCGCGCACAGCCCGCCCCGGTGAGCGGGCCCCGCACGTGTGGGTGCGCTGGCGCGGGCGGCGGGCGAGCGTGCTCGACCTGTTCGAGGACCGGCTGACGGTGCTCACCGGCCCCGGCGGTGCGGGGTGGCGCCACGCCGCCGTCCGGTCGCGAGGCGTCCCGATCGAGGTGCTGGCCGCCGGCCGGGACCTCCCCGACCCGCGGGGCATGCTGCGCGCCGCGTACCGGCTGGAGGCGGACTCGGCCGTGCTGGTGCGGCCCGACGGGATCGTCGCCTGGCGCCATGACGGCCCCTGCCACGACCACGGCACCGCCCTCACGCACGCGGTCGAGACGGCCCTCGGGCGGGTCCTGTCCGTCGCGCTGGCGGGCTGA
- a CDS encoding ATP-binding protein, producing the protein MTTVLRCPVVVGRAGELAEVHRLVAATASGRGGALAVVGEAGVGKTRLLDAAASAAADAGLLVLSGRAVQGGGSYRAIAEAVVGRLDAPAVRESPAVRPYRAVLDALVTGGAGAADGADPAVVLGEGVLRVVCALAAGRAGCLLRLEDLHWADEDTLAVVEYLAVAVRDRPVLVAVSSRDEPAEAAAAARLRALPGITAVHVRRLAEPDVAALAAACRGGRPLPPEVVRDLYRRSDGLPFLVEELLAEPGREVPPSLEALVAARLAALDAPGRTVLRAAAVLGPDPDWGLLAAVSGVADADVVGALRRAVDVGLVVRADAGALRWPHALARDAVLATLLPPERVVLAARAAQLLAERAGPDDEPRAAELFAEAGRPRDAARVLLRLARRAAGRGALHSADALLARAAAAVSGLDGEIAGEIVRERVSVLTLVGRADEALAIGDAHLDALTGPGPTGSAHAELCLRLARTAVTAARWTAAQDYVERAGRPDDPRSTVLRADAAFGAGRAAEAAALAADAVTRAEEAGDPAALCEALGISARTTWQTDLPATAASFRRAAQVAAEHGLTPWRVTALFGVGMLEALDGDAVPTLHRARELAAEAGMLAQLASIDLIESDLVLHTRGPIAALDLALRGADAAARLRLPQLRTQALEQVAAYRAAAGDAAGAAEVLASIGPRPPWANPFRGFATAMEALLEHDLPRAVAAMNPTMPLVRRDRGIVLLSPVGLWVLLRTAADDRAAEARAELTAMAGGLSSTIRAGIGYADAVMAGRSGGPQDAVAHLRAADAALAGRPWWRRLLRLVVLGCAIADGWGDPVAELRADLAAHGQAGDAHLERACQDLLRRAGAPTRRRGRTAVPPRLAALGVTGREIDVLSLVARGLTNAEIAERLVLSRRTVETHVASLLAKTGAASRRELRRWADAG; encoded by the coding sequence GTGACGACCGTGCTGCGCTGCCCGGTGGTGGTGGGCCGGGCGGGGGAGCTGGCCGAGGTGCACAGGCTGGTGGCCGCCACCGCGTCCGGGCGCGGGGGAGCGCTGGCCGTCGTCGGCGAGGCAGGCGTGGGCAAGACCCGGCTGCTCGACGCCGCAGCGTCCGCGGCGGCCGACGCCGGGCTGCTCGTGCTCAGCGGCCGCGCGGTGCAGGGCGGGGGCAGCTACCGGGCGATCGCCGAGGCGGTGGTCGGGCGGCTGGACGCGCCCGCCGTCCGGGAGTCCCCGGCCGTGCGTCCCTACCGAGCCGTGCTCGACGCCCTCGTCACCGGCGGTGCCGGGGCGGCCGACGGGGCCGACCCCGCGGTGGTGCTCGGGGAGGGCGTGCTGCGCGTCGTGTGCGCACTGGCCGCAGGCCGTGCCGGGTGCCTGCTGCGGCTGGAGGACCTGCACTGGGCCGACGAGGACACCCTCGCCGTCGTCGAGTACCTCGCGGTGGCCGTCCGCGACCGGCCGGTGCTCGTCGCCGTGTCGAGCCGGGACGAGCCGGCGGAGGCGGCAGCGGCCGCACGGCTGCGCGCGCTGCCCGGGATCACCGCGGTGCACGTGCGGCGGCTGGCCGAACCCGACGTCGCCGCACTCGCGGCCGCATGCCGCGGCGGGCGGCCGCTGCCGCCGGAGGTCGTCCGCGACCTGTACCGGCGCTCGGACGGCCTGCCGTTCCTCGTGGAGGAGCTGCTCGCCGAGCCGGGGCGGGAGGTGCCGCCGAGCCTCGAGGCGCTGGTCGCCGCCCGCCTCGCTGCCCTCGACGCGCCGGGGCGCACGGTCCTGCGTGCCGCCGCCGTCCTCGGCCCCGACCCGGACTGGGGGCTGCTCGCCGCGGTCAGCGGCGTCGCGGACGCCGACGTCGTGGGCGCGCTGCGCCGGGCCGTCGACGTCGGGCTGGTGGTGCGGGCCGACGCGGGCGCGCTGCGCTGGCCGCACGCGCTCGCCCGCGACGCCGTGCTCGCCACCCTGCTGCCCCCGGAGCGGGTGGTGCTCGCCGCGCGGGCCGCGCAGCTGCTCGCCGAGCGCGCCGGGCCGGACGACGAGCCGCGCGCCGCGGAGCTGTTCGCCGAGGCGGGCCGCCCACGGGACGCGGCGCGCGTGCTGCTGCGGCTGGCCCGGCGGGCCGCGGGCCGGGGCGCGTTGCACTCCGCGGACGCGCTGCTCGCCAGGGCGGCAGCGGCGGTGTCCGGGCTCGACGGGGAGATCGCCGGTGAGATCGTCCGGGAACGGGTGAGCGTGCTGACCCTCGTCGGGCGGGCCGACGAGGCGCTCGCCATCGGTGACGCCCACCTCGACGCGCTGACCGGGCCAGGGCCGACCGGCAGTGCACACGCCGAGCTGTGCCTGCGGCTCGCCCGCACGGCGGTGACCGCGGCCCGCTGGACCGCCGCGCAGGACTACGTCGAGCGGGCCGGGCGGCCGGACGACCCGCGCTCCACGGTGTTGCGCGCCGATGCGGCGTTCGGAGCGGGGCGGGCGGCCGAGGCGGCGGCGCTGGCGGCCGACGCCGTCACGCGGGCCGAGGAGGCCGGGGATCCCGCCGCGCTCTGCGAGGCTCTCGGGATCTCGGCGCGCACCACCTGGCAGACCGACCTCCCGGCGACCGCCGCGTCCTTCCGGCGCGCCGCACAGGTCGCCGCGGAGCACGGGCTCACGCCGTGGCGGGTCACCGCGCTCTTCGGCGTCGGGATGCTCGAGGCGCTCGACGGGGACGCCGTCCCGACCCTGCACCGGGCACGCGAGCTCGCCGCCGAGGCAGGCATGCTGGCCCAGCTCGCCTCGATCGACCTCATCGAGTCCGACCTCGTCCTGCACACCCGGGGGCCGATCGCGGCCCTGGACCTGGCCCTGCGTGGTGCCGACGCCGCGGCGCGGCTCCGGCTGCCCCAGCTGCGCACGCAGGCGCTCGAGCAGGTCGCGGCCTACCGGGCCGCCGCGGGCGATGCGGCCGGGGCGGCCGAGGTTCTGGCGTCGATCGGGCCGCGGCCGCCGTGGGCGAACCCGTTCCGCGGGTTCGCCACGGCGATGGAGGCCCTGCTGGAACACGACCTGCCGCGTGCGGTCGCGGCGATGAACCCCACGATGCCGCTCGTGCGCCGGGACCGCGGGATCGTGCTGCTCAGCCCGGTCGGGCTGTGGGTGCTGCTGCGCACCGCGGCCGACGACCGCGCAGCCGAGGCGCGCGCCGAGCTCACCGCGATGGCCGGCGGGCTCTCGAGCACGATCCGGGCGGGCATCGGCTACGCCGACGCGGTGATGGCCGGCCGGTCCGGCGGCCCGCAGGACGCGGTCGCGCACCTGCGGGCCGCCGATGCCGCCCTCGCGGGCCGGCCGTGGTGGCGCAGGCTGCTGCGGCTCGTGGTGCTGGGCTGCGCGATCGCCGATGGCTGGGGCGACCCGGTCGCCGAGCTGCGCGCCGACCTGGCGGCGCACGGGCAGGCCGGGGACGCCCATCTGGAGCGCGCCTGCCAGGACCTGCTGCGCCGCGCCGGGGCACCCACCCGGCGCCGGGGCCGCACCGCCGTGCCGCCCCGGCTCGCTGCGCTCGGCGTCACCGGCCGCGAGATCGACGTGCTGTCGCTCGTCGCCCGCGGCCTGACCAACGCCGAGATCGCCGAGCGGCTCGTGCTGTCACGCCGCACGGTGGAGACCCACGTGGCCAGCCTGCTCGCGAAGACCGGAGCGGCGAGCCGCCGCGAGCTCCGACGGTGGGCCGACGCGGGCTGA